In the genome of Hymenobacter cellulosivorans, one region contains:
- a CDS encoding KTSC domain-containing protein, with translation MLRRPIRSTSLKAVGYDAASLTLEIEYRNGRVVRYTGVSEAVYQGLLAVPGKAQFVEQVLENSGYGREQVK, from the coding sequence ATGCTACGCCGTCCGATCCGCTCTACTTCGCTCAAAGCCGTAGGGTACGATGCCGCTTCCCTGACCCTGGAAATCGAGTACCGTAATGGCCGCGTGGTGCGCTACACCGGCGTGAGCGAGGCGGTGTACCAGGGCCTGCTGGCCGTGCCGGGCAAGGCGCAGTTTGTGGAGCAGGTCCTGGAAAACAGCGGCTATGGGCGCGAACAGGTGAAGTAA
- the ruvC gene encoding crossover junction endodeoxyribonuclease RuvC: MLLPHAASQDLLPKIIMGVDPGTQIMGYAVIEVQGSRVTVLRYDVIDMKKIGNNHALKLKKIFERMLELIDEFLPDELAIEAPFFGVNVQSMLKLGRAQGVAIAACLSRQIPYVEYAPTKVKQAVTGSGSASKEQVAKMLRQTLKLPPIEEAPKFLDATDALAVALCHHYQKGNNVKAGTKSWDKFLTDNPERMASASSTKKAPAKAKVK, translated from the coding sequence ATGCTTCTGCCCCACGCCGCTTCCCAGGATTTGCTTCCCAAAATTATCATGGGCGTCGACCCCGGCACCCAGATCATGGGCTACGCCGTGATTGAGGTGCAGGGCTCCCGCGTCACGGTGCTGCGCTACGACGTGATTGACATGAAGAAAATCGGCAACAACCACGCCCTCAAGCTCAAGAAGATCTTCGAGCGGATGCTGGAGCTGATTGACGAGTTCTTACCCGACGAGCTGGCCATCGAAGCCCCGTTCTTTGGCGTCAACGTGCAGAGTATGCTCAAGCTGGGCCGGGCCCAGGGCGTGGCCATTGCCGCCTGCCTTTCCCGCCAGATTCCCTACGTGGAGTACGCTCCCACCAAGGTGAAGCAGGCCGTAACGGGCTCGGGCTCGGCCAGCAAGGAGCAGGTGGCCAAGATGCTGCGTCAAACCCTGAAGCTGCCCCCCATCGAGGAAGCCCCCAAATTCTTGGACGCCACCGATGCCCTGGCCGTGGCGTTGTGCCACCACTACCAGAAAGGCAACAACGTGAAAGCCGGTACCAAGAGCTGGGACAAATTCCTGACCGATAACCCCGAGCGGATGGCCAGCGCCTCCAGCACCAAGAAAGCCCCGGCCAAGGCGAAGGTGAAGTAG
- a CDS encoding lysylphosphatidylglycerol synthase transmembrane domain-containing protein, which translates to MPPPNLQNYVQNPEPPAPSRRRLLVIGGKLLITVLTLGLLYNSVYADGATAAAWRKLLSTTLSGSGRAPVLAALALVPVNWGLEAWKWWRLARHLEPVSYGRCFRAVLVGLTLGFVTPNRVGDYAGRIIELKSRRLDALGAVFLGRYCQLVATVVAGTVGLLYFLLTFYLPGYPSAGLGLVVATILINAGVILPLYRSRLLLTALTVIKPLRRFRRFLAVMPTYPAHALHWILALSMLRYAVFCLQFGLLLWAYGASPPVGPGLAAIAGTFLMKSLVPSLNALADVGVRELSATHLFGLLHEPALPVLSASLSLWVINIALPSAAGLLFVLRLKVFRKKSQAAKAPQA; encoded by the coding sequence TTGCCCCCGCCCAACTTACAAAACTACGTCCAAAACCCGGAACCACCGGCACCTTCCCGCCGCCGGCTGCTGGTTATCGGGGGCAAGCTGCTCATTACGGTCCTTACCCTGGGTCTGCTCTATAATTCCGTGTACGCCGATGGGGCCACGGCCGCGGCCTGGCGCAAACTGCTCAGCACCACGCTCAGCGGCTCGGGGCGGGCGCCGGTACTAGCCGCGTTGGCCCTGGTGCCCGTCAACTGGGGGCTGGAAGCCTGGAAGTGGTGGCGCCTGGCCCGGCATCTGGAGCCCGTTTCGTATGGGCGCTGCTTCCGCGCGGTGTTGGTAGGCCTGACGCTGGGCTTCGTGACGCCCAACCGCGTGGGCGACTACGCCGGCCGCATCATCGAGCTTAAAAGCCGCCGGCTCGATGCGCTGGGGGCCGTGTTTCTGGGCCGCTACTGCCAACTGGTGGCTACCGTGGTGGCTGGCACCGTGGGGCTGCTCTATTTTCTGCTGACGTTTTACCTGCCCGGTTACCCCTCCGCTGGGCTAGGGTTAGTGGTAGCTACCATCCTAATAAACGCCGGGGTGATTCTGCCGCTCTACCGGTCACGCCTGCTGCTCACGGCCCTGACGGTTATCAAGCCCCTGCGGCGGTTCCGGCGGTTTCTGGCCGTCATGCCCACGTATCCGGCCCACGCCCTGCACTGGATTCTGGCCCTCTCGATGCTGCGCTACGCCGTGTTCTGCCTGCAATTTGGGCTGCTGCTCTGGGCCTACGGGGCCTCGCCACCGGTGGGGCCGGGCCTGGCCGCCATTGCCGGTACATTTTTGATGAAGTCGTTGGTGCCCTCGCTCAATGCCCTGGCTGACGTGGGCGTGCGGGAGCTGTCGGCCACGCACTTGTTTGGGCTGCTGCACGAGCCGGCCCTGCCGGTGCTCAGCGCCAGCCTAAGCTTGTGGGTAATTAACATTGCCCTGCCCAGCGCCGCCGGCCTGCTGTTTGTGCTGCGCTTGAAGGTGTTTCGCAAGAAAAGTCAGGCTGCTAAAGCCCCGCAGGCATGA
- a CDS encoding glycosyltransferase, giving the protein MSTLWIGGAMLVLPAVYAALMLRLRRAWEALPTVTPTELPIKPLPTAEGPLFSVLVAARNEADNLPNLLHDLAQQRLPASQFEVLIADDHSTDATAHLVAEAARRSPFPLRLVSLSELPTAGTGKKAALQAALHHARGPWLVCTDADCRFGPDWLGSYAALVTSDATVRFISGPVRLTGPATAWQELMGLEFAGLVGVGAATIGRQNPTMCNGANLAYQRASFAAVRGFAGNEHLASGDDEFLLHKLHAAFPGSIRFLKSPAALVSTAAPATLGALLRQRVRWASKWRHYQHPASQQLALLVLGTNLALFLGLLLTVGRPALWPWTLAAWLLKLAADAWFLRPVLAFLGCPQWLRWVAVLQLLYAPYALATGLLGLRGSYVWKERQL; this is encoded by the coding sequence ATGAGCACGCTGTGGATAGGAGGGGCCATGCTGGTGCTGCCCGCCGTGTACGCGGCTCTGATGCTGCGCCTGCGCCGAGCCTGGGAAGCCCTGCCCACGGTGACGCCCACTGAGCTGCCTATTAAGCCGCTGCCAACGGCCGAGGGTCCGCTATTTTCGGTCCTTGTTGCCGCCCGCAACGAAGCCGACAACCTCCCCAACCTGCTCCACGACCTGGCCCAACAACGCCTGCCTGCCAGTCAGTTTGAGGTGCTCATTGCCGACGACCATTCCACTGACGCTACCGCCCACCTCGTCGCCGAAGCCGCCCGGCGTAGCCCGTTTCCGCTACGCTTGGTGTCGCTCAGCGAGTTACCCACGGCCGGTACGGGCAAGAAAGCCGCCCTGCAAGCTGCCTTGCACCATGCCCGGGGCCCCTGGCTAGTCTGCACCGATGCTGACTGTCGCTTCGGCCCCGACTGGCTGGGCAGCTACGCCGCCCTGGTCACTTCCGATGCCACGGTGCGCTTTATCAGCGGTCCGGTGCGGCTCACGGGACCCGCCACGGCCTGGCAAGAGCTAATGGGCCTCGAATTCGCGGGGTTGGTGGGGGTGGGGGCGGCCACTATCGGGCGGCAAAACCCTACCATGTGCAACGGGGCCAACCTGGCCTACCAGCGCGCTTCCTTCGCGGCCGTGCGGGGCTTTGCCGGCAACGAGCACCTGGCCAGCGGCGACGACGAATTTCTGCTCCACAAGCTGCACGCGGCTTTTCCCGGCAGCATCCGCTTCCTTAAAAGCCCGGCGGCCCTGGTTTCTACCGCCGCCCCGGCCACACTGGGGGCTTTGCTGCGGCAGCGGGTGCGCTGGGCCAGCAAGTGGCGGCACTACCAGCACCCGGCCTCCCAGCAGCTGGCCCTGCTGGTGCTGGGGACCAACCTGGCCCTGTTCCTGGGCTTGCTGCTGACAGTCGGCCGCCCTGCTCTCTGGCCCTGGACCCTGGCCGCCTGGTTACTCAAGCTGGCCGCCGATGCCTGGTTTCTGCGCCCGGTGCTGGCGTTCCTGGGGTGCCCGCAGTGGCTGCGCTGGGTAGCCGTACTCCAACTGCTCTATGCGCCCTACGCCCTGGCTACGGGGTTGCTGGGGCTACGCGGTAGCTACGTCTGGAAGGAACGGCAGCTGTAG
- a CDS encoding T9SS type A sorting domain-containing protein translates to MPKLSVYGSLLLISRIEFIMAVLSYPFLQAHQRLLLALFLFVYHPTSAQKEATTWYFGNKAGFDFSTGHPLPLATSAMLTGYTTAVVSDGTTEEVQFYTNGEQVWNRRHQRMAHGDSMLGFRNFSQGALILPVPGQAHQYYLFNLVPTSGLGTTLTYSRVDMLLAAGLGDVVPEEKGRILTGQFTQQLTGIRHANGVDYWVVVHEWPGNQFRVYRVDALGVVLARTQAIGPQLPATAQQQDIEGTLRASPNGRYLAYASAGRVPLSLFDFDPATGDISHFISLGQLLGGGGISFSPDNTKLYAQDYRLSQLTMGTRNILLQFDLQAGDDAAVVASGLSIVVGNPTTNISAQQQDVAGYYALQLGSDGRLYGASQYQDETPSAPRGDNLYVIQYPNRRGYACAVFYQTIDFRPGALGPGLPNFPQHYFNGLESVADAGSACADAQIALFPNPTTGAFRIQVTEGCTDTYHMTLYDVLGRRVLVKTLKEADRTEQINITPLASGVYSIILDSSSNRRITHKLVKY, encoded by the coding sequence TTGCCTAAACTCTCCGTTTATGGGAGTTTATTACTTATATCTAGGATTGAATTTATTATGGCAGTTCTTTCTTATCCATTCTTACAAGCGCACCAGAGGTTGCTACTAGCACTCTTTCTCTTCGTTTATCATCCCACCAGCGCGCAGAAAGAAGCTACTACTTGGTACTTTGGAAACAAGGCGGGCTTTGATTTCTCTACGGGCCATCCCTTGCCACTTGCTACCAGCGCGATGTTGACGGGCTATACTACGGCTGTAGTTTCGGACGGCACCACAGAAGAAGTGCAATTTTATACCAATGGGGAACAAGTCTGGAACCGTCGTCATCAGCGCATGGCCCATGGAGACAGCATGTTAGGCTTCCGAAATTTTTCGCAAGGGGCCCTAATTCTCCCTGTGCCAGGTCAAGCGCATCAATACTATTTATTTAACCTCGTGCCTACGTCCGGATTGGGTACTACTCTGACCTATTCTCGCGTCGATATGTTACTAGCAGCAGGTTTAGGGGATGTAGTGCCCGAAGAAAAAGGACGAATCTTAACCGGCCAATTCACACAACAATTGACGGGCATTCGGCATGCCAATGGGGTAGATTACTGGGTTGTGGTACATGAGTGGCCGGGCAACCAGTTCCGCGTGTACCGCGTGGATGCACTAGGTGTTGTCTTGGCGCGAACTCAGGCTATTGGTCCACAACTACCCGCAACAGCGCAACAACAAGACATAGAGGGTACCCTACGTGCCTCTCCTAACGGTCGTTATCTAGCGTATGCTTCGGCAGGGCGAGTACCCCTTAGCCTTTTCGATTTCGATCCGGCTACTGGGGATATCAGCCATTTTATCTCCTTAGGGCAACTGCTAGGGGGAGGGGGAATCTCTTTCTCCCCAGATAACACTAAACTGTACGCCCAAGATTATCGCCTTTCTCAGCTTACAATGGGCACCCGTAACATCCTTCTCCAGTTTGACTTACAAGCAGGAGATGACGCAGCTGTTGTAGCATCAGGCCTCAGTATTGTGGTGGGTAATCCTACCACGAACATTAGTGCCCAACAACAGGATGTAGCTGGCTATTATGCTTTGCAGCTAGGATCAGACGGGCGTCTGTATGGGGCAAGCCAATATCAAGACGAAACGCCTTCGGCGCCTAGAGGAGATAACTTGTACGTCATTCAGTACCCCAACCGTCGGGGATATGCCTGCGCCGTGTTCTATCAAACTATTGATTTTCGTCCCGGTGCCCTAGGCCCTGGCCTTCCCAATTTCCCCCAGCATTATTTTAATGGTCTAGAATCCGTTGCAGACGCTGGCAGCGCGTGTGCAGATGCGCAAATAGCTTTATTCCCTAATCCTACTACTGGCGCCTTTCGCATACAGGTAACGGAAGGATGTACCGATACTTATCACATGACCTTATATGACGTCTTGGGGAGAAGAGTACTAGTTAAGACACTAAAAGAGGCAGATAGAACGGAGCAGATTAATATTACTCCCTTAGCATCAGGAGTTTACTCGATTATTTTGGACTCTAGTTCAAATAGGCGAATTACACATAAGCTTGTTAAATACTAA
- a CDS encoding DUF7677 family protein — MKLSNSVSGALRTFAYFMASGSHSQLQGIDYLALYGEDPSAIEQAFAIYANVLEFNETGQVTNAKYAEWRATQYIRSYCDDSYQVIPDFQEWELTLHEPPVQDVLN, encoded by the coding sequence ATGAAGTTAAGCAACTCCGTTAGCGGCGCCCTACGCACCTTCGCCTATTTTATGGCAAGCGGAAGCCATAGTCAATTACAGGGCATTGATTACTTGGCTTTATATGGCGAGGATCCAAGCGCGATTGAGCAGGCTTTTGCCATCTATGCAAACGTGTTGGAATTCAACGAGACCGGGCAGGTTACTAATGCGAAATATGCAGAGTGGAGAGCCACGCAATACATTCGGTCGTACTGTGATGATTCTTATCAAGTAATCCCTGACTTTCAGGAGTGGGAGCTAACATTACACGAGCCTCCTGTACAGGATGTGCTGAACTAA
- a CDS encoding RCC1 domain-containing protein: MTPYRTVSFRTFSCCLLVLLLALGLTPVRAQRLATGFNHSLAIQADGTLWAWGSNLGGQLGDGTKAERTVPIQIGTATWQSVAAGAFHTVALRPDGTLWTWGSNYAGQLGDGTTTERLTPVQIGTATWQSVAAGYHHTLAVRTDGTLWAWGRNEYGQLGDDTRTDRLTPIQIGTATWRSVAAGESHTLAVRSDGTLWAWGNNALGQLGDGTTPSGTASFRTAPVQIGTASTWQSIAAGEGHTVALRTDGTLWAWGSNALGQFGDGTTTNRNVPTQVGTTSTWQHIAAGGYHTVAMRTDGTLWTWGYNLYGQLGDGTISTRTMPVQIGTASTWQHIAAGGYHTLAIRTDGTLWAWGSNSDGQVGHSTLVTSIRPTPTQIGVASAWKSIAAGLSHTLALRTDGTLWAWGSNYFGQLGTGTGADDYVPAQVGTASTWQSIAAGEHQTVALRTDGTLWAWGNNSYGKLGDGTTTDRPTPVQIGTATWKSIAAGVHHTVALRTDGTLWTWGNNFYGQLGDGTRTDHPVPVQIGIGSTWQSIAAGEFHTVAVRTDGTLWAWGYNSYGQLGDGTTTNSPSPVQVGTAATWKNVAVAIYHTLAVRTDGTLWAWGSNSYGQLGDGTTTDRLTPVQIGTATWQSIAAGGLDHTLALRTDGTLWAWGKNQYGQLGDGTNTSRLAPVQIGTATWQSVAAGEYYSLAVRTDGTRWAWGNDYYGQFGAGRPWVRTTPLLIYPLLPTATRSATTGPVLSLVPNPAHDQVELPGWPSDTQLSLFDAQGRRVATGQGSRLSLREVVPGLYLLRAARPGQPTRTARLVHE, from the coding sequence TTGACGCCATATCGTACCGTTTCTTTCCGGACCTTCTCCTGCTGCCTGCTCGTGCTGCTGCTAGCCTTAGGGCTAACTCCTGTTCGTGCCCAGCGTCTGGCTACCGGTTTCAACCACTCACTAGCCATCCAGGCCGACGGTACGCTCTGGGCTTGGGGAAGTAACCTCGGTGGCCAACTCGGCGATGGGACTAAGGCCGAGCGGACCGTGCCTATTCAGATTGGCACGGCGACTTGGCAAAGTGTAGCGGCGGGTGCCTTCCATACGGTAGCGCTGCGCCCGGATGGTACGCTCTGGACGTGGGGAAGTAACTATGCTGGGCAGTTGGGCGATGGCACTACCACGGAGCGGCTGACGCCCGTCCAGATTGGTACGGCGACGTGGCAAAGTGTAGCGGCGGGCTACCATCACACGCTGGCGGTGCGCACGGATGGTACGCTCTGGGCCTGGGGCCGTAACGAGTACGGTCAACTAGGCGATGACACCAGGACGGATCGGCTGACGCCCATTCAAATTGGCACGGCGACTTGGCGAAGTGTAGCGGCGGGCGAGAGCCACACGCTGGCAGTGCGCAGCGATGGTACGCTCTGGGCCTGGGGAAATAATGCACTGGGGCAGCTCGGTGACGGTACTACGCCGAGTGGCACCGCCTCCTTTCGCACCGCGCCCGTCCAGATTGGCACCGCCTCCACTTGGCAAAGTATCGCAGCCGGTGAGGGCCATACCGTAGCGCTGCGCACCGACGGCACGCTCTGGGCCTGGGGAAGTAATGCACTGGGGCAGTTCGGCGACGGGACCACCACCAATCGCAACGTGCCCACACAGGTAGGCACAACCTCGACGTGGCAACATATCGCCGCAGGCGGGTACCACACGGTTGCTATGCGCACGGACGGCACGCTCTGGACCTGGGGCTATAACCTTTATGGGCAGCTGGGCGATGGCACCATAAGCACTCGTACTATGCCCGTTCAGATTGGCACGGCTTCTACTTGGCAACATATCGCCGCAGGCGGGTATCACACACTGGCCATACGGACGGACGGCACGCTCTGGGCCTGGGGAAGCAACAGCGACGGGCAAGTAGGACATAGCACTTTAGTGACGTCCATTCGCCCGACTCCCACCCAGATTGGTGTGGCTTCCGCCTGGAAAAGTATTGCGGCCGGCTTAAGTCATACGCTAGCGCTGCGTACGGATGGCACCCTCTGGGCCTGGGGGAGTAACTACTTCGGGCAACTCGGGACCGGTACTGGAGCAGATGACTACGTACCCGCCCAGGTAGGCACGGCCTCCACCTGGCAGAGTATCGCAGCCGGTGAGCATCAGACGGTAGCACTGCGCACGGACGGCACGCTCTGGGCTTGGGGCAATAACTCCTATGGGAAGCTGGGCGATGGCACCACCACGGATCGGCCGACGCCCGTCCAAATTGGGACGGCAACTTGGAAAAGCATCGCGGCGGGCGTCCACCATACGGTAGCGCTGCGCACGGATGGTACGCTCTGGACCTGGGGAAATAACTTCTATGGGCAGCTGGGCGATGGTACCAGGACGGATCATCCGGTGCCCGTTCAGATAGGCATTGGCTCTACGTGGCAAAGTATCGCGGCTGGCGAATTTCATACCGTAGCGGTACGCACGGACGGCACGCTCTGGGCCTGGGGCTATAATTCGTATGGGCAGCTCGGCGATGGCACCACCACGAATAGCCCTTCGCCCGTCCAAGTAGGCACGGCCGCCACGTGGAAAAATGTAGCGGTAGCTATCTATCACACGCTAGCGGTGCGTACGGATGGCACGCTCTGGGCCTGGGGCAGTAACTCCTATGGGCAGCTGGGCGATGGCACCACGACGGATCGGCTGACGCCCGTTCAGATTGGCACCGCAACGTGGCAAAGTATCGCCGCGGGTGGGCTAGACCACACGCTGGCCCTGCGCACGGACGGTACGCTCTGGGCCTGGGGAAAAAACCAGTACGGACAGCTCGGTGATGGGACTAATACCTCGCGCCTAGCCCCCGTTCAAATTGGCACCGCGACGTGGCAAAGTGTGGCAGCAGGCGAGTATTATAGCCTGGCGGTGCGCACGGATGGCACGCGCTGGGCCTGGGGCAATGACTACTATGGTCAATTCGGTGCTGGCCGACCCTGGGTCAGGACAACTCCACTGCTTATTTATCCACTCTTGCCTACTGCCACGCGCTCAGCCACCACGGGGCCAGTGCTTTCGTTGGTGCCCAACCCAGCTCACGACCAAGTCGAACTGCCGGGCTGGCCCAGTGACACGCAGTTAAGCTTATTTGATGCCCAGGGCCGGCGCGTAGCTACGGGGCAAGGGAGCCGTCTCTCCCTACGAGAGGTAGTTCCCGGCCTCTACCTGCTACGAGCCGCGCGGCCTGGGCAGCCCACTCGCACCGCGCGCCTCGTGCATGAGTAA
- a CDS encoding c-type cytochrome, translating to MRKYDFVWMLPACMLAIVVAMGGLLLSAAGLISIVPPDAASLPVVATDSTQVQLLDSTQLAATPVPIDSVTLAASIQGKSIFESNCAQCHAINEVVVGPALRNVHKRRSIAWLVPWVKNSSKMVAAGDEYGVKIFNLYQKQQMPSFQLSETEIKNILAYIEVESGITGAGTVAVR from the coding sequence ATGCGCAAGTACGATTTTGTCTGGATGCTGCCAGCCTGTATGCTGGCTATTGTTGTAGCCATGGGTGGTTTGCTGCTGAGCGCGGCCGGCCTGATTTCCATCGTGCCTCCGGATGCCGCTAGCTTACCCGTCGTAGCCACCGACAGCACGCAAGTACAGCTCCTTGATTCCACGCAGCTGGCGGCCACTCCCGTTCCCATTGACTCCGTTACGCTGGCGGCCAGCATCCAGGGCAAAAGCATATTTGAAAGCAACTGCGCCCAGTGCCACGCTATTAATGAGGTGGTAGTAGGGCCGGCCCTCAGAAACGTGCACAAGCGCCGCTCCATTGCCTGGCTGGTGCCCTGGGTGAAGAACTCCAGCAAAATGGTAGCTGCTGGCGACGAATACGGGGTGAAAATCTTCAACTTATACCAGAAGCAGCAAATGCCCAGCTTCCAGCTTTCTGAGACCGAAATCAAAAATATTCTGGCCTATATTGAGGTAGAGTCGGGGATAACAGGGGCTGGAACCGTTGCGGTGCGGTAG
- a CDS encoding ABC transporter permease yields the protein MAPRTVSFSPATAPPARPPGYYVRQRLLQNRPAMLGLGFIVLCTLVALLGYWVLPDNSPDANNSLVQLQKQPPGLRVQLLRLPLPDSSYKATGFFGTWLRGKTPEFREIPIATGSLGEMKYDSVSFRPWTAPDAPRAAEQVIAVRKYEDQVRTYWLGTDKAGRDTLSRLLLGTRVSLGIGLVAVLISLALGMLIGAVAGYVGGWVDSVLMGLMTVVWSIPGIMLVIAISLALDSKGVWTSFVAVGLTMWVDVARVVRGQMLSLREKTFVEAGRVLGLPQSRLIARHLLPNMTGPLIVIATSNFAAAILLEAGLSFLGLGVQPPAPSWGLMVNEGFQLLGTQAGLWLTLLPGLAISLLVLSFNLLGNGLRDAYDPKTPLGG from the coding sequence GTGGCCCCGCGCACCGTTTCTTTCTCTCCGGCTACTGCGCCGCCGGCCCGCCCGCCGGGCTACTACGTGCGGCAGCGGTTGTTGCAAAACCGGCCCGCCATGCTGGGCCTGGGCTTTATCGTGCTCTGTACCCTGGTCGCTTTACTGGGCTACTGGGTGCTGCCCGATAACTCACCCGACGCCAACAACAGCCTCGTGCAGTTGCAAAAGCAGCCGCCGGGCCTGCGGGTGCAGTTGCTACGCCTCCCACTGCCTGATTCCTCCTACAAGGCAACCGGTTTTTTCGGTACCTGGCTCCGGGGCAAAACTCCGGAGTTCCGGGAAATTCCCATTGCTACGGGTAGCTTGGGCGAAATGAAATACGACTCGGTCAGCTTCCGGCCCTGGACGGCTCCCGATGCCCCCCGTGCCGCCGAGCAAGTCATAGCCGTCCGTAAGTACGAAGACCAGGTCCGCACCTACTGGCTGGGCACCGACAAGGCCGGGCGCGACACGCTCAGCCGCCTGCTGCTGGGCACGCGCGTGTCGTTGGGCATTGGCCTGGTGGCGGTGCTCATTTCCCTGGCTTTGGGTATGCTCATCGGGGCGGTGGCCGGGTACGTGGGCGGCTGGGTCGATAGTGTGCTGATGGGCCTGATGACCGTGGTGTGGAGCATTCCGGGTATTATGCTCGTCATTGCCATTTCCCTGGCCCTGGATAGCAAGGGCGTCTGGACTTCCTTCGTGGCCGTGGGCCTCACCATGTGGGTCGATGTGGCCCGGGTGGTACGAGGTCAGATGCTGAGCCTGCGCGAGAAAACTTTCGTGGAGGCTGGCCGGGTACTGGGCTTGCCCCAGAGCCGCCTGATAGCGCGCCACCTGCTGCCCAACATGACCGGCCCGCTGATTGTAATTGCAACCAGTAACTTTGCGGCAGCAATATTGCTGGAGGCGGGCCTGAGCTTTCTAGGCCTGGGCGTGCAGCCGCCGGCCCCGTCGTGGGGCCTGATGGTGAACGAAGGCTTCCAGCTGCTGGGCACCCAGGCCGGCTTGTGGCTCACGCTGCTGCCGGGCCTGGCCATTAGCTTGCTGGTGCTGAGCTTCAACCTGCTCGGCAACGGTCTGCGCGACGCTTACGACCCCAAAACTCCGCTGGGAGGATAG
- a CDS encoding PP2C family protein-serine/threonine phosphatase, whose product MPDTSHVHPDVLSLRKVLLLKKQELSALLEITQAINQDTTEETLYKIFQFTLLGQLNIRRIVLYVKDEGRWQCTVSFGFQLADFRKIELPDEIIDNCVAGACSISSLKLGPEWQKLDTVIPVTQQDAVLAYVMIGNVQDDYADDEAIKFLETLSNILVGAIENRRLNRQRISAAAMRKEIEIAQEVQNLLFPSKLPNDAQVAVHASYVPHTAIGGDYYDVVSIDQDRFLFCVADVSGKGVPASLLMSNFQAGLRTLLRQNVDLATIVHELNHLLFRNSGGEKFITVFFGIYNRATRQLQYVNAGHNDPILLPDTGPIQYLKSGTVMLGIMEKLPMLTVGEADIPPHSLLLSYTDGLTEVFDESGAEYGEEGLIKLIRRNRYLPLSALHKEMLHEIEEFSVTKNHFADDITILSCRFK is encoded by the coding sequence ATGCCTGATACGAGCCACGTGCACCCCGACGTTCTGAGCCTGCGCAAGGTGCTGCTGCTGAAAAAGCAGGAGCTGAGCGCCTTGCTGGAAATCACCCAGGCTATCAACCAGGATACGACCGAGGAGACGCTTTACAAGATTTTCCAGTTTACCCTGCTCGGTCAGCTCAATATCCGGCGCATCGTGCTCTACGTCAAGGATGAAGGCCGCTGGCAGTGCACCGTTTCGTTTGGTTTCCAGCTGGCCGATTTCCGCAAGATCGAGCTGCCCGACGAAATTATCGACAACTGCGTGGCCGGGGCCTGCTCCATCTCCTCGTTGAAGCTGGGCCCGGAGTGGCAGAAGCTCGATACGGTGATTCCCGTGACCCAGCAAGACGCGGTGCTGGCCTACGTCATGATTGGCAACGTCCAGGACGACTACGCCGACGATGAGGCCATCAAGTTCCTCGAAACCCTGAGCAACATCCTGGTCGGGGCCATTGAAAACCGCCGCCTGAACCGGCAGCGGATTTCGGCTGCCGCCATGCGCAAGGAAATTGAAATTGCCCAGGAAGTGCAGAACCTGCTCTTCCCCAGCAAGCTGCCCAACGACGCCCAGGTGGCCGTGCACGCCAGCTACGTGCCCCACACCGCCATCGGCGGCGACTACTACGACGTGGTCAGCATCGACCAGGACCGGTTCCTGTTCTGCGTGGCCGACGTGAGTGGCAAGGGCGTACCGGCTTCGCTGCTGATGTCGAACTTCCAGGCCGGCCTGCGCACCTTGCTGCGTCAGAACGTGGATCTGGCCACCATAGTGCACGAGCTCAATCACCTGCTGTTCCGCAATTCGGGCGGGGAGAAGTTTATCACCGTCTTCTTTGGCATCTACAACCGCGCCACCCGCCAGCTGCAGTACGTCAATGCCGGCCACAACGACCCCATCCTGCTGCCCGACACCGGCCCGATTCAGTACTTAAAATCGGGCACCGTGATGCTCGGTATCATGGAAAAGCTGCCCATGCTCACGGTGGGAGAGGCCGATATTCCGCCTCACTCCCTGCTGCTCAGCTACACCGATGGCCTGACCGAAGTCTTCGACGAAAGCGGGGCCGAATACGGGGAAGAAGGCCTTATTAAGCTTATCCGGCGCAACCGTTACCTGCCTCTTTCGGCCCTGCACAAGGAAATGCTGCACGAAATCGAGGAGTTCAGCGTAACTAAAAATCACTTCGCCGACGACATCACTATCCTCAGCTGCCGGTTTAAGTGA